In Pyrus communis chromosome 1, drPyrComm1.1, whole genome shotgun sequence, the following are encoded in one genomic region:
- the LOC137726432 gene encoding uncharacterized protein, which produces MTTTTQTDIERFIWKNIICRFGIPHSIVTNNGPPFVGKDLAKFFEKYGIKHHMSTPWYLQGNGQAKASNKIIFDCLKKTLSNNKDKWPNELPGVLWVIIPPNVVVPNISTVLPNFKQNEKEMAINLDLAKEEREKVITRITAYQQQLHSNYNKRAKIWQF; this is translated from the exons ATGACTACAACTACCCAGACGGACATAGAGCGTTTCATATGGAAGAACATCATTTGCCGCTTTGGCATCCCACACTCCATCGTCACCAATAATGGTCCGCCGTTTGTGGGTAAAGACTTAGCGAAGTTCTTCGAAAAATATGGCATTAAGCATCACATGTCCACGCCCTGGTACCTGCAGGGCAACGGGCAGGCCAAGGCGTCCAACAAGATAATCTTCGACTGCCTTAAGAAGACCCTCTCAAACAATAAGGACAAGTGGCCAAACGAGCTCCCTGGTgttctatgg GTGATCATTCCTCCCAACGTCGTGGTGCCAAACATTAGCACTGTACTGCCGAATTTCAAGCAGAATGAAAAAGAGATGGCCATAAACTTAGACTTGGCAAAGGAAGAGCGCGAGAAGGTTATCACCCGCATTACGGCCTATCAGCAACAACTCCACTCCAACTACAACAAGAGGGCAAAAATCTGGCAGTTCTAG